A DNA window from Trypanosoma brucei brucei TREU927 chromosome 10, whole genome shotgun sequence contains the following coding sequences:
- a CDS encoding protein kinase, putative produces MENFVLPPYTVSQKLGSGTFSTVRLATDEQRRRWAVKIIDKAKLRKEEMEGQLMREVEAMRVFKHENIIAFHDFKETPTHYCLVLEFVSGGELFDKIVAAKRFDEPTARRYFQQLIAGVHHCHGKGFAHRDLKPENLLLDAVGVLKISDFGFCSNGSGDSDLPSSRAMGTPNYIAPEALSGSDHNAFAADIWSCGVILYVMLAGKLPFEDRNQKSLLEKVKRGEYAMLRQVSEAVRDLVKRMLTVDPQNRITLEGIISHPWFAVGWDPKCLKEAA; encoded by the coding sequence ATGGAAAATTTTGTTCTTCCACCGTACACGGTTTCCCAAAAACTTGGATCTGGTACCTTCTCCACCGTCCGCTTGGCAACGGATGAGCAACGACGGAGGTGGGCAGTTAAGATCATAGACAAGGCTAAACtgcgaaaggaagaaatggaaggcCAATTGATGCGGGAAGTAGAGGCCATGCGCGTATTTAAGCATGAAAATATAATTGCATTTCACGATTTCAAGGAAACGCCAACTCACTACTGCCTGGTGTTAGAGTTCGTATCGGGCGGTGAGCTGTTTGACAAAATCGTTGCTGCGAAACGCTTTGACGAACCGACTGCACGACGCTACTTCCAACAGCTCATCGCCGGCGTTCACCACTGCCACGGCAAGGGGTTCGCTCACCGTGACTTGAAGCCCGAAAATCTTCTGCTTGATGCTGTCGGAGTGCTGAAAATTAGTGATTTTGGCTTTTGCAGCAATGGCAGTGGCGACAGTGACCTCCCTTCCAGCAGGGCTATGGGGACCCCGAACTATATTGCTCCCGAGGCACTTAGTGGAAGCGACCACAACGCATTCGCCGCTGATATTTGGAGTTGTGGTGTCATTCTTTACGTCATGCTCGCTGGAAAACTCCCCTTTGAGGATCGTAACCAGAAATCCCTTCTTGAGAAAGTCAAGCGCGGTGAGTACGCTATGCTGCGGCAGGTGTCTGAGGCTGTAAGGGATTTAGTCAAGCGCATGTTGACTGTGGACCCCCAAAACCGTATCACCCTTGAGGGTATCATTTCCCATCCCTGGTTTGCCGTTGGTTGGGACCCTAAGTGTCTAAAGGAGGCTGCGTAA
- a CDS encoding serine/threonine kinase, putative yields the protein MTPPVRLGPYCLGEKLGFGNFSTVRLATDEGGKKFAVKIIDKTRLRKEKMEDQMLREVAIMRSIKHRNVIDLHDVLESANHYYLVLEFVSGGELFDKIVAAKRFDEPTARRYFQQLIAGVHHCHGKGFAHRDLKPENLLLDAVGVLKISDFGLGNRQQDILLKTVCGTPNYVAPEVLMERGYNGLCADIWSCGVILYVMLAGRLPFEDRSMRHLLARIERGEYSMVRHVSDAAKDLIARMLVVNPKKRITLEAIISHPWFVVDWDPKCLNESA from the coding sequence ATGACACCTCCTGTGCGGCTGGGACCGTATTGTTTGGGGGAAAAACTCGGGTTCGGAAACTTCTCAACGGTAAGGTTGGCAACAGATGAAGGTGGTAAGAAATTTGCCGTTAAGATCATAGACAAAACTCGACTtcggaaggaaaagatggaGGATCAAATGCTTCGTGAAGTTGCTATAATGCGATCCATTAAACATAGGAATGTTATTGATCTTCACGACGTGCTCGAATCAGCGAACCATTACTATCTTGTGTTAGAGTTCGTATCGGGCGGGGAGCTGTTTGACAAAATCGTTGCTGCGAAACGCTTTGACGAACCGACTGCACGACGCTACTTCCAACAGCTCATCGCTGGCGTTCACCACTGCCACGGCAAGGGGTTCGCTCACCGTGACTTGAAGCCCGAAAATCTTCTGCTTGATGCTGTCGGAGTGCTGAAAATTAGTGATTTTGGTCTCGGAAACCGGCAGCAGGACATCCTGCTAAAAACAGTGTGTGGCACTCCCAACTATGTGGCACCTGAGGTCCTCATGGAGCGCGGCTACAACGGTCTCTGTGCTGACATTTGGAGTTGCGGTGTCATTCTTTACGTCATGCTCGCTGGACGACTTCCTTTTGAGGATCGGAGCATGAGACATCTTCTTGCACGGATCGAGCGTGGCGAGTACAGCATGGTCCGGCACGTGTCAGACGCAGCAAAGGACTTAATCGCGCGCATGCTTGTCGTAAATCCTAAGAAGCGTATCACCCTTGAGGCTATCATTTCCCATCCCTGGTTTGTCGTTGATTGGGACCCTAAGTGTCTGAACGAGTCGGCGTGA
- a CDS encoding 60S ribosomal protein L10a: MSKIPPALLSEAIQNVLKDRKERKFKESIDLQVNLKNYDPQKDKRFSGSVRLPHVCRPRMTVCLLCDLVHEDIAKKNDVPTMNQEELKKLNKNKKLVKKMCNQYDAFLCSESIIKTVPRLVGPHMHRVGKFPTVCAQNESLPDKVLELQSTVKFQLKKVLCLGTCVGHVDMTEDQVRQNVVMAINFLVSLLKKNWQNLKSAYIKSTMGKSQRIY, from the coding sequence ATGTCTAAGATCCCTCCAGCACTGctttctgaggctattcaaaaTGTGTTGAAAGATCGCAAGGAGCGTAAGTTCAAGGAGAGCATTGATTTGCAAGTAAACCTGAAGAACTACGACCCCCAAAAGGACAAGCGTTTCTCTGGTTCTGTGCGCCTCCCGCACGTGTGCCGCCCCCGTATGACTGTCTGCCTTCTCTGTGACCTCGTGCACGAGGACATCGCCAAGAAGAATGACGTCCCGACCATGAACCAGGAGGAACTGAAGAAACTgaacaagaacaagaagCTGGTGAAAAAGATGTGTAACCAGTACGATGCCTTCTTGTGTTCGGAGTCTATCATTAAGACAGTCCCGCGTCTTGTCGGCCCTCACATGCATCGTGTAGGTAAGTTCCCTACGGTGTGTGCGCAGAATGAGAGCCTGCCGGACAAGGTGCTCGAGCTTCAGTCCACAGTGAAGTTTCAGCTCAAGAAGGTGCTCTGCCTTGGAACATGCGTCGGCCATGTCGATATGACGGAGGATCAGGTACGCCAGAATGTTGTTATGGCGATCAACTTCCTTGTGTCtttgttgaagaagaacTGGCAGAATCTGAAATCCGCGTACATCAAGTCGACGATGGGGAAGTCGCAGCGTATCTACTAA